The following are from one region of the Petrotoga mobilis SJ95 genome:
- the tsf gene encoding translation elongation factor Ts, with protein sequence MDVSIEKIKNLRASTGAGMLDCKNALEEADGDIDKAVEILRKKGAIKAAKKAGRVTNEGIVYSYIHHNEKIGVLLLLGCETDFVARTEDFHDLAKKISLQIASMNPKWISREDVPQEIIDKEKEIYLEELKNSNKPENIKEQIVENKLGKFYSENCLLEQEYVFGEGESIKDIIDSMIAKVGENITVDKFARFAIGE encoded by the coding sequence GTGGACGTATCAATTGAAAAGATAAAGAATCTTAGAGCTTCAACAGGGGCAGGAATGTTAGATTGTAAAAATGCTTTGGAAGAGGCTGATGGAGATATAGATAAAGCCGTAGAAATCCTGAGAAAGAAAGGTGCCATAAAAGCTGCTAAAAAAGCCGGAAGAGTCACCAACGAAGGTATCGTGTATTCTTATATTCATCATAATGAAAAGATAGGTGTTCTTCTATTATTAGGATGTGAAACTGATTTTGTGGCAAGGACTGAGGATTTCCACGATTTAGCTAAAAAGATTTCTTTACAAATTGCTTCGATGAATCCAAAATGGATTTCAAGGGAAGATGTACCTCAAGAAATTATCGATAAAGAAAAAGAAATTTACCTTGAAGAGTTAAAAAATTCCAACAAGCCTGAGAATATTAAAGAACAAATTGTAGAAAACAAATTAGGAAAATTCTACAGTGAAAATTGTCTTCTTGAACAAGAATATGTTTTTGGAGAAGGGGAAAGTATCAAAGACATTATTGATTCGATGATTGCTAAGGTAGGAGAAAATATAACAGTGGATAAATTTGCAAGATTTGCAATTGGTGAATGA
- a CDS encoding uracil-xanthine permease family protein: MGDSTEKTTEEEKGTEVLYKLEDKPPFYATVVLSIQHMLAMFVGIITPPLIIAGVVGLDPLETGYFVSMALIISGVTTFFQVKQLGPFGSGLLAVQGTSFTFVPMAIVAANLGGLPLVLGMALITSPVEMILSRFLAQTRKIFPPVVSGTVVMLIGLGLIETAITDIGGGVGAIDFGNVQNLAIALFVLIIIVIANIYGKGIIKAGAVAIGLVAGYLVAIPLGMVDFAPIVEAGWVTVPIPFKYGLSFNWALIIPWILAYIITTIETVGDLTAIAEVSGEPIEGKIHDERLKRGVLLDGVGSALAAVFNTLPNTTFSQNTGVIQFSKISSRVVGYGVAIVLILLGVFPKIGALVSVMPKPVLGGATIALFGMVAMAGMKIATKGGLSDKKMFILAFSLALGLGVTFRPDIVNQLPEWMAVVFSSNITVGFLTAFILNLLIPEPKKEKNGYKA, from the coding sequence ATGGGAGATAGCACAGAAAAGACTACGGAAGAAGAAAAAGGAACAGAAGTTTTATACAAACTTGAAGACAAACCTCCGTTTTATGCAACGGTTGTTCTGAGTATTCAGCACATGTTAGCTATGTTCGTTGGTATCATTACTCCACCTTTGATAATCGCGGGGGTAGTGGGCTTGGATCCTCTAGAAACGGGATATTTCGTCAGCATGGCTTTGATTATTTCCGGGGTAACTACTTTTTTTCAAGTAAAACAATTAGGACCTTTTGGTAGCGGTCTATTAGCAGTACAAGGGACAAGTTTTACATTTGTTCCTATGGCGATTGTCGCTGCAAACTTAGGGGGGTTACCTTTAGTCTTAGGTATGGCACTTATTACGTCCCCGGTTGAGATGATTTTGAGTCGGTTTTTAGCTCAAACTCGCAAGATATTCCCTCCTGTAGTTTCTGGTACAGTTGTAATGTTAATAGGTTTAGGGTTGATAGAAACAGCCATAACCGACATTGGTGGAGGAGTTGGAGCTATTGATTTTGGGAATGTGCAAAATTTAGCCATAGCTTTGTTCGTATTAATAATCATAGTGATTGCAAATATATATGGCAAAGGCATCATAAAAGCTGGGGCGGTGGCTATTGGTTTAGTTGCAGGATATCTGGTTGCAATACCGTTGGGTATGGTGGATTTTGCTCCGATTGTAGAAGCTGGATGGGTAACAGTCCCTATCCCATTTAAATATGGGCTATCATTTAATTGGGCACTTATCATTCCTTGGATTTTAGCATATATTATTACTACAATTGAAACAGTAGGTGATTTGACAGCTATTGCTGAAGTTAGTGGCGAACCAATTGAAGGCAAAATTCACGATGAAAGATTAAAAAGAGGAGTTTTATTGGACGGTGTAGGGAGTGCTTTAGCAGCTGTTTTTAATACTCTTCCTAACACAACTTTCAGTCAAAATACTGGAGTTATTCAATTTAGTAAAATTTCTAGTCGAGTCGTTGGCTACGGTGTGGCAATTGTTTTGATACTATTAGGTGTCTTTCCTAAAATTGGTGCTTTAGTAAGCGTTATGCCTAAACCTGTTTTAGGAGGTGCTACTATAGCTCTCTTTGGAATGGTAGCGATGGCAGGTATGAAAATTGCAACAAAAGGTGGACTAAGCGATAAAAAAATGTTTATATTAGCTTTTTCTTTAGCTTTGGGATTGGGAGTTACATTTAGGCCCGACATAGTGAACCAATTACCAGAATGGATGGCTGTTGTCTTTTCTTCTAACATTACTGTTGGATTTTTAACCGCTTTTATTTTAAACCTTTTGATACCAGAACCAAAAAAGGAAAAGAATGGATATAAAGCCTAA
- the ftsY gene encoding signal recognition particle-docking protein FtsY, with the protein MGIFEKFKNGLSKARNTVFKNIKTIFSGKVLDDDVLEELEEILIMSDMGVEVSHKILEELKSRYKSNNSHNDPLLLLRDILVENLQKDEVVSDFQQKPYVILIVGVNGSGKTTTAAKLAKMYSKQGKEVVLAAADTFRAAAIEQLKEWGNRLNTTVIAHQKGSDAAAVVYDAITHAKSRGKDVVLVDTAGRLHTKSNLMDELKKIRRVVEREVPGAPHETLLVLDGTTGQNGISQAKAFKEAIDITGIVVTKLDGTAKGGIAFAINHELNIPIKLVGFGEKEDDLQIFDPVSYCNALLGVDEVI; encoded by the coding sequence ATGGGAATTTTTGAAAAGTTCAAAAATGGTTTAAGTAAGGCGAGAAACACCGTATTTAAAAATATCAAAACTATTTTTTCTGGTAAAGTTCTCGACGATGATGTTTTGGAAGAATTGGAAGAGATTTTAATAATGTCTGATATGGGTGTTGAAGTTTCTCATAAAATTTTGGAAGAGTTAAAAAGTAGGTATAAAAGTAATAATTCTCACAATGACCCGCTATTATTATTGAGGGATATTCTAGTGGAAAATTTACAGAAAGACGAAGTAGTTAGTGATTTTCAACAAAAACCCTATGTAATACTCATTGTTGGAGTAAACGGTAGCGGTAAAACGACAACTGCTGCCAAATTAGCAAAGATGTATTCTAAACAAGGTAAAGAAGTTGTTTTAGCTGCTGCAGACACATTTAGGGCAGCAGCAATCGAACAACTCAAAGAGTGGGGTAATAGGTTAAATACCACCGTGATAGCTCACCAAAAAGGTTCAGATGCCGCCGCTGTTGTGTATGACGCAATAACACATGCAAAGTCAAGAGGCAAAGATGTCGTGTTAGTGGACACCGCTGGGCGTTTACATACAAAAAGCAATTTAATGGATGAATTGAAAAAAATAAGGCGTGTGGTTGAAAGAGAAGTCCCAGGAGCTCCGCATGAAACTCTGTTAGTTCTAGATGGAACGACTGGTCAAAACGGGATTTCACAGGCTAAGGCTTTTAAGGAGGCTATAGACATAACGGGTATAGTTGTAACTAAATTAGATGGAACCGCCAAAGGGGGAATAGCTTTCGCTATAAACCATGAACTCAATATCCCAATAAAATTGGTGGGATTTGGAGAAAAAGAAGACGATTTACAAATTTTCGATCCGGTTTCTTATTGCAATGCTTTATTAGGGGTTGACGAAGTAATATGA
- a CDS encoding DUF2225 domain-containing protein — translation MKDFIRDFAVCPICQKEFSFDKVASTSIKVSSYDLDLKPEYRDVNVSLYSLITCPNCNFTFQEKDKDYIYEYLNSQNIEQVKLFLSKINKLSLPEVDNSSSKSHEFYATQLMIAANIYAILGLPSEVVKILIKFAWYYREQNEEEKELGILYYCGKIIEKNYETFSEEDYIFSLFYLGYINYRLNNRKEAANLFDYLVKNYNNPTNPYLKAAKFLRGELK, via the coding sequence ATGAAAGATTTTATTAGAGATTTTGCAGTCTGCCCAATATGTCAAAAAGAATTTTCTTTTGATAAAGTGGCCTCTACATCTATAAAGGTAAGTTCTTATGATCTCGATTTAAAACCTGAATATAGAGATGTTAATGTATCTCTGTATTCTTTGATTACCTGTCCCAATTGTAACTTTACTTTTCAAGAAAAAGATAAAGATTATATATATGAGTACTTAAATTCTCAAAATATTGAACAGGTTAAGTTGTTTTTGAGTAAGATAAATAAATTATCTCTTCCTGAAGTAGATAATTCTTCTTCAAAGTCTCACGAGTTTTATGCAACTCAACTTATGATAGCAGCCAATATTTACGCAATTTTGGGACTACCCAGTGAAGTAGTAAAAATTTTAATAAAATTCGCTTGGTATTATCGTGAACAAAATGAAGAAGAAAAGGAGTTAGGAATACTTTACTATTGTGGAAAGATAATTGAAAAGAACTATGAAACATTTTCAGAAGAAGATTATATATTTTCTTTGTTCTATCTGGGATATATAAACTATAGATTAAATAATAGAAAAGAAGCGGCGAATTTGTTTGATTATTTGGTGAAAAATTATAATAATCCTACAAATCCGTATTTAAAAGCTGCGAAATTTCTAAGGGGTGAATTAAAGTGA
- the mnmA gene encoding tRNA 2-thiouridine(34) synthase MnmA — MSNKKVLMLMSGGVDSSVAAYLLKEQNYHVIGLHFKTVSDVVFSLIPEKKKVCCSPSDTQDALKIADKLDLDDFQIVDIKKEFKEKIIDYFIKTYKEGKTPNPCMLCNRFFKFGKALEIAHSYGADWVSSGHYLIKEYSNKYSTYIIKKGVDQYKDQSYFLSYIDKNTLPKLHFPLGNMYKVEIRDIANKIGLSVANKPDSQELCFIPDNDYRRFLKENGVTTEEGKVYDLEGNEIGTHTGYMNYTIGQRSGISYYKNANVKLHVYKIFPQKNVLIVAPTEEMYSKELIVQNVNFFVDFKEIEGFCRVRKKSEEKPAVVKKIADHTLKVSFKEPIFAVTPGQFATIYDESGVVLASGVINIKEMGEV, encoded by the coding sequence ATGTCTAATAAAAAAGTATTAATGCTTATGAGTGGTGGGGTAGATAGCTCTGTCGCTGCCTATCTTTTGAAAGAACAAAATTATCACGTTATAGGGCTTCATTTCAAAACTGTAAGCGATGTTGTTTTCTCATTGATCCCAGAAAAAAAGAAGGTTTGTTGTAGCCCTTCAGATACACAAGATGCACTAAAAATTGCTGATAAGTTAGATCTTGATGATTTTCAGATTGTTGATATAAAAAAGGAATTTAAAGAAAAAATAATCGATTATTTCATAAAAACATATAAAGAAGGTAAAACGCCAAACCCTTGCATGTTATGCAACAGGTTTTTTAAATTTGGGAAGGCTTTAGAAATTGCACATAGCTATGGCGCAGATTGGGTTTCCAGCGGTCATTATTTAATAAAAGAGTATTCTAACAAGTATTCTACCTATATTATTAAAAAAGGTGTTGATCAATACAAAGATCAATCATATTTTTTATCTTATATAGACAAAAATACTCTTCCCAAATTGCACTTTCCATTGGGAAATATGTATAAAGTTGAAATCAGGGATATAGCCAACAAAATAGGCTTAAGTGTGGCAAATAAACCTGACAGTCAAGAGTTGTGTTTTATTCCTGATAATGATTATAGAAGATTTCTAAAAGAAAATGGAGTTACTACAGAAGAAGGAAAAGTTTACGATTTAGAAGGAAACGAAATAGGAACACACACAGGATACATGAATTACACTATTGGTCAGCGTTCTGGAATAAGCTACTATAAAAACGCAAATGTAAAACTGCATGTTTATAAAATATTTCCTCAAAAGAATGTTCTCATAGTTGCTCCTACTGAAGAAATGTATTCTAAAGAACTAATTGTACAAAATGTCAACTTTTTTGTAGATTTCAAAGAAATAGAAGGCTTTTGTAGAGTTCGCAAAAAAAGTGAGGAAAAGCCCGCAGTTGTTAAAAAAATTGCAGATCATACTTTAAAAGTAAGTTTTAAAGAGCCTATATTTGCCGTTACTCCTGGACAATTTGCAACAATTTATGATGAAAGCGGTGTTGTTTTGGCTTCCGGTGTAATCAATATTAAAGAAATGGGGGAAGTTTGA
- the pyrH gene encoding UMP kinase: protein MYKRVLLKLSGEALSGESEKGFSEQMLTYLVNEIKKIHSLNIKLGIVTGAGNIFRGKELKDFQIQMADQLGMLGTVINSLYLKNLFEKNGLKSIIVSPIVNLPSVLPLKYDFIEQYFEAGYIVLFGGGTSNPLFTTDTAAALRAIEMNADILVKATKVDGIYDKDPKLFEDAKKYNNITYEQAIKEQIKVMDTEAFSICEKNNLSILIINFFKEGSLLKAVEGENIGTKVDH from the coding sequence ATGTACAAAAGAGTACTATTAAAATTAAGTGGGGAAGCTTTGAGTGGTGAAAGTGAAAAAGGATTTTCTGAACAAATGTTAACATATCTGGTGAACGAGATCAAGAAAATCCACAGTTTAAATATAAAATTGGGTATAGTTACAGGAGCTGGCAATATTTTTAGGGGGAAAGAGCTGAAAGATTTCCAAATTCAAATGGCAGATCAATTAGGGATGTTGGGCACCGTCATTAATTCACTCTATCTTAAAAATCTCTTCGAAAAGAATGGTTTGAAAAGTATTATAGTTTCTCCAATTGTTAATTTACCCTCTGTATTGCCACTTAAATACGATTTTATTGAACAATATTTTGAAGCTGGTTATATTGTCTTATTTGGTGGAGGAACATCAAACCCTTTGTTCACTACTGATACCGCTGCCGCATTGAGGGCGATAGAAATGAATGCAGATATACTTGTAAAAGCTACCAAGGTTGATGGGATATACGATAAAGATCCAAAATTATTCGAAGATGCCAAAAAATACAATAATATAACGTATGAACAAGCGATTAAAGAGCAAATAAAAGTTATGGATACAGAGGCTTTTTCAATATGTGAAAAAAATAATCTTTCAATATTGATTATCAATTTTTTCAAAGAAGGAAGCTTGCTTAAAGCTGTTGAAGGAGAGAATATAGGTACAAAAGTCGATCACTAA
- the eno gene encoding phosphopyruvate hydratase gives MEKFYDEIVSVKAREVLDSRGNPTVEAEVTLSTGVTGSAIVPSGASTGKFEALELRDGNKDYYMGKGVTKAVNNVNNIIEQEVVGLNAFDQVNVDRVMLDLDGTENKENLGANAILAVSMAAARAAANSLGLPLYKYLGGVNAKVLPVPMMNIINGGQHADNNLDIQEFMIMPAGFNSFKDALRAGAEVFHNLKNILKKEGHITSVGDEGGFAPNLNSNEEAIKYIIRAIQAAGYEPGKQIFIAMDAAASEFYNEETKKYSVDGKEMSAAELAEYYISLIDKYPIKSLEDPFDQDDWEGYSEFTAKVGDRVQIVGDDLYVTNVKRLQKGIDLKATNSILIKLNQIGSVTETLDAIELAYKNNMTAVVSHRSGETEDSFIADLVVAVNAGFIKTGSLSRTDRIAKYNQLLRIEDELGSTAQYRGLNAFYSIKK, from the coding sequence ATGGAAAAGTTTTACGATGAAATAGTATCAGTAAAAGCAAGAGAGGTATTGGATTCGAGGGGAAATCCAACCGTTGAAGCAGAGGTAACTTTATCTACAGGTGTAACTGGTTCAGCTATTGTTCCTTCAGGTGCTTCAACAGGTAAATTTGAGGCTTTAGAATTAAGAGATGGTAATAAAGATTATTACATGGGAAAAGGTGTTACTAAAGCCGTGAACAACGTAAACAACATTATTGAGCAAGAGGTTGTTGGATTGAATGCCTTTGATCAAGTAAACGTTGATAGAGTGATGCTGGATTTAGACGGAACAGAAAACAAAGAAAATCTTGGCGCTAATGCAATATTAGCTGTTTCTATGGCAGCGGCAAGAGCTGCAGCTAACTCCTTGGGACTACCTCTTTATAAGTATTTAGGAGGCGTGAACGCCAAAGTTTTGCCCGTACCAATGATGAATATAATAAACGGGGGACAACACGCCGATAATAATCTCGATATTCAAGAGTTCATGATTATGCCTGCTGGATTTAATTCATTTAAAGACGCCTTGAGGGCAGGGGCTGAAGTCTTCCACAATTTAAAAAATATTTTGAAAAAAGAAGGGCACATAACTTCTGTTGGAGATGAAGGTGGTTTCGCTCCGAATTTAAATTCCAATGAAGAAGCTATAAAATACATAATTAGAGCCATACAAGCTGCTGGTTACGAACCTGGTAAACAAATTTTTATCGCCATGGATGCCGCAGCTTCAGAGTTTTACAATGAAGAAACAAAGAAATACTCTGTTGATGGAAAAGAAATGAGTGCTGCTGAATTAGCCGAATATTATATATCGTTGATTGATAAATATCCTATTAAATCATTAGAAGATCCTTTCGATCAGGATGACTGGGAAGGTTACTCTGAGTTCACCGCAAAAGTGGGAGACAGGGTACAAATAGTTGGTGATGACTTATACGTTACTAATGTTAAAAGATTGCAAAAAGGTATAGATTTAAAGGCTACAAACTCTATTTTGATCAAATTGAATCAAATAGGGAGTGTAACCGAGACTCTAGACGCCATTGAATTAGCCTATAAAAATAATATGACCGCCGTTGTATCTCATCGCTCAGGAGAAACGGAAGATTCTTTTATTGCCGATTTGGTAGTAGCTGTAAATGCAGGTTTTATCAAGACTGGCTCACTTTCTAGAACCGATAGAATAGCGAAATATAATCAATTGTTAAGAATCGAAGACGAGCTTGGTTCAACTGCACAATATAGAGGCTTGAATGCTTTTTATTCAATTAAAAAGTAA
- a CDS encoding LysM peptidoglycan-binding domain-containing protein, whose protein sequence is MRKFFGIFLIGLVFFLSGCTVFQPASQEITLPSEDLVAIQNQLDTLNERLTQMEEKFNTLSDEIYQISKNNSYAFDMTKSLKDQYTNIDSRVVTLENYLYEGRSSESIDKLLDLDQRVQSLENQINNLSLQKVNNFTNTDLDQRVSQLEIQISELQNVVNNIPKNDQTILLDTVSSLTEKVNNLEKSFQNSEFYFLENGNIKELVQQEVDKLNLEKYVENIVDYKTEETVSKFYYQNQSEDILNIKSLENTVASLDKEVENLKYDLQKVITQPSNSLNEKYLGQIQNIELKIDELYRSVGDAEVSYLFENSNEVRYQVKSGDTLISISNAFKLGNNGVQIILQANNLQSTNIKVGQELIIPVNNIEEYIRWPFSKTSLSEYEKIVVRFGERNAAGISSGIGVLVQTEQVYPVLPGRVIETGKLANNNWYIKIDHGNAIISVIGNIKTPYVDEGKWVDSNTSLGIANAGSIVTVELWKNGEPRDPLKLFYDMIGEFQATYYTEWDDKLVYSPTFRLTKSGEKPTSYKTIAADPDVLPLGTIVYIPELSDLPNNGYFEVQDTGAKVLGNKIDIYVNDVRLANNSLQNLTIYVVGRKSNV, encoded by the coding sequence GTGAGGAAATTTTTTGGGATTTTTCTAATAGGTTTGGTATTTTTTCTATCGGGATGTACGGTTTTTCAACCTGCCTCTCAAGAAATTACTTTGCCAAGCGAAGACTTAGTGGCAATTCAAAATCAGTTGGATACTTTAAACGAGCGTTTAACTCAAATGGAAGAAAAATTTAATACTTTATCTGACGAAATTTATCAAATTTCAAAGAATAACAGTTATGCTTTTGATATGACAAAAAGCTTAAAAGATCAGTACACCAATATCGATAGCAGAGTGGTAACCTTGGAAAATTATCTATACGAAGGGCGAAGCTCTGAATCTATTGATAAACTTTTAGATTTGGATCAAAGAGTTCAAAGCTTAGAGAATCAAATTAACAATCTCTCTCTACAAAAGGTAAATAATTTTACAAACACTGATTTGGATCAAAGAGTATCTCAATTGGAAATTCAGATTTCAGAATTACAAAATGTTGTGAATAATATTCCTAAGAATGACCAAACAATCCTCTTAGATACGGTGAGTTCACTAACGGAAAAGGTTAATAATTTGGAGAAAAGTTTTCAAAACTCTGAATTTTACTTTTTGGAAAATGGAAATATAAAAGAACTTGTGCAACAAGAGGTAGATAAACTCAATTTAGAAAAATATGTTGAAAATATAGTTGATTATAAAACTGAAGAGACCGTTTCAAAATTTTATTATCAAAATCAGAGCGAAGATATACTGAATATTAAATCTTTAGAAAATACAGTTGCTTCTTTAGATAAGGAAGTTGAAAATTTAAAATATGACCTTCAGAAGGTTATTACTCAACCATCAAATTCATTAAACGAAAAATATCTGGGTCAAATACAAAATATTGAATTGAAGATAGATGAACTTTATAGATCTGTGGGGGATGCAGAAGTAAGTTATTTGTTTGAGAATTCAAACGAAGTAAGGTATCAAGTGAAATCAGGGGATACTCTAATTAGTATTTCAAACGCATTTAAATTAGGAAATAATGGTGTTCAAATTATCCTGCAAGCCAACAATTTACAATCCACAAATATTAAAGTAGGACAAGAATTAATCATACCAGTGAACAATATTGAAGAGTATATTAGATGGCCATTTTCTAAAACATCACTCTCCGAGTATGAAAAAATTGTTGTACGTTTTGGAGAAAGGAATGCTGCAGGAATTTCTAGTGGGATAGGAGTTTTGGTTCAAACCGAACAAGTTTATCCAGTTCTACCTGGTAGGGTAATTGAGACCGGAAAGTTAGCAAATAACAATTGGTATATAAAAATCGATCACGGAAATGCTATTATAAGCGTCATAGGGAATATAAAAACACCATATGTTGATGAAGGTAAATGGGTTGATTCTAATACTTCGTTAGGAATTGCTAACGCAGGGAGTATTGTAACAGTTGAATTGTGGAAGAATGGTGAACCTAGAGACCCATTGAAACTTTTCTACGACATGATTGGAGAATTCCAGGCAACGTACTACACAGAATGGGATGACAAACTTGTCTATTCTCCAACTTTTAGGCTAACAAAGTCTGGAGAAAAACCAACATCGTATAAAACAATTGCAGCAGATCCTGATGTCTTGCCTTTAGGAACCATAGTTTATATACCTGAATTATCGGATCTTCCCAATAACGGTTATTTTGAGGTTCAAGATACGGGAGCTAAGGTATTGGGTAATAAAATTGATATATATGTAAACGATGTGAGATTAGCTAATAATAGTTTACAGAATCTAACTATATATGTAGTTGGTAGAAAATCAAATGTATAA
- a CDS encoding RrF2 family transcriptional regulator, which yields MSLTVKSSYALRALFELAVLAEDEGKEKVPISELSERQNIPKDFLEKIFIELRDAGIVKSVRGKFGGYALAKNPKDLRLSEIIQVLDKPLQSFDCIVGECSLEIECAVEFVWKRVNNSIMLELSKMTLQDIIDYGRKIAKIKIAENEGGRLKKLNV from the coding sequence ATGTCTCTTACTGTTAAAAGCAGTTATGCTTTAAGAGCTTTGTTTGAATTAGCTGTATTAGCCGAAGATGAAGGAAAAGAGAAAGTACCTATCAGCGAATTATCAGAAAGGCAAAACATACCAAAAGATTTTCTTGAAAAGATATTTATAGAATTACGTGATGCGGGAATAGTTAAATCTGTTAGAGGTAAATTTGGAGGATATGCTTTGGCAAAAAATCCAAAAGATTTACGTTTGAGTGAAATTATTCAAGTCTTAGATAAACCACTTCAATCTTTTGATTGTATTGTTGGCGAATGTTCGTTGGAAATAGAGTGTGCCGTTGAATTTGTATGGAAAAGGGTTAATAATTCTATTATGTTAGAGCTGAGTAAAATGACTTTGCAAGATATAATCGATTACGGAAGAAAAATTGCCAAGATCAAGATCGCTGAAAATGAAGGAGGTAGATTAAAAAAATTAAATGTCTAA
- the coaD gene encoding pantetheine-phosphate adenylyltransferase yields the protein MGIRDAAYPGSFDPITFGHVNIVKRSIERFDNLYVVVVNNPNKKYLFSLQERIEMVKKDLEDIPNVIVESFDGLLVNYLKEKKIYNLIRGLRAVSDYEYELQMANANHMLFPQLEIFFLMADTDFSYISSSMIKEIASYNGDVSKWVSKFVELKLKEKLLKK from the coding sequence ATGGGAATTAGGGACGCAGCTTATCCAGGAAGTTTCGATCCAATAACCTTTGGACACGTTAATATAGTGAAAAGATCGATTGAAAGATTTGACAATCTGTATGTTGTTGTTGTGAATAATCCGAACAAAAAGTATTTGTTTTCTCTCCAAGAAAGGATTGAAATGGTAAAAAAAGATTTAGAGGATATACCAAATGTTATTGTTGAATCTTTTGACGGTCTGTTGGTAAATTACCTAAAAGAGAAAAAAATTTATAATTTAATAAGAGGCTTAAGAGCGGTCAGTGATTACGAGTATGAACTTCAAATGGCAAACGCGAATCATATGCTTTTTCCTCAGTTAGAAATTTTTTTTCTCATGGCTGATACTGATTTCTCTTATATTTCTTCATCTATGATAAAAGAAATTGCATCTTACAACGGAGATGTTAGTAAGTGGGTTTCTAAGTTCGTCGAATTGAAGTTAAAAGAAAAACTATTAAAAAAATAG